In a genomic window of Vigna angularis cultivar LongXiaoDou No.4 chromosome 6, ASM1680809v1, whole genome shotgun sequence:
- the LOC108341033 gene encoding peroxiredoxin-2F, mitochondrial isoform X1 yields MCCFVPLAFPTKRKEAMTGTFVKRVMKSLCAAHGMRSSSSLAKVKVGTDILSIAPNVSLQIARTWDQGVASSFLTTPLVDIFKDKKVVIFGIPGAFTGVCSEEHVPTYMDNADMFKAKGIDFVICVAINDPYTMNEWAEKLQGKDTIEFYGDFDGSFHRSLKLVTDLSNVLLGTRSERY; encoded by the exons ATGTGTTGTTTTGTTCCATTGGCATTTCCTACGAAACGAAAGGAAGCCATGACAGGGACTTTTGTAAAGCGAGTCATGAAATCGTTGTGTGCAGCTCATGGTATGAGGTCTTCTTCCTCCTTGGCAAAGGTTAAAGTTGGAACTGATATACTCTCTATTGCACCCAATGTTTCTCTTCAAATAGCTCGCACATGGGACCAAGGTGTCGCTTCTAGCTTCTTAACCACTCCTCTCGTGGACATCTTCAAG GACAAGAAAGTCGTCATATTTGGAATCCCG GGTGCATTCACAGGAGTCTGTTCAGAAGAACACGTTCCAACTTACATGGATAATGCTGACATGTTTAAGGCTAAGGGGATCGATTTTGTTATCTGTGTTGCAATTAACGATCCATATACTATGAATGAGTGGGCAGAGAAGCTTCAAGGCAAAGATACT ATTGAGTTTTATGGGGACTTCGATGGGAGCTTTCACAGAAGTTTGAAATTAGTCACAGATCTCTCTAATGTTTTGCTTGGAACTCGTTCTGAAAG ATATTAA
- the LOC108342137 gene encoding uncharacterized protein LOC108342137: protein MEVAVELEDDLFFADLSKEIALLIMDEDEDRLDSSPPQSLQAFSEAIYPPPQFAFLYEHALRRESKGTGVFIPQATQPRRKQRKGRAGSHAKHQKQSQDTRTVSQVPNKNSFKSRNG, encoded by the exons ATGGAGGTTGCAGTTGAACTTGAAGATGACCTATTTTTTGCAGATTTGAGCAAGGAAATTGCTCTCCTAAtcatggatgaagatgaagaccgtcttgattcttctcctcctcaaTCTCTTCAG GCTTTTTCTGAGGCAATTTATCCTCCTCCGCAGTTTGCTTTTCTCTATGAGCATGCTTTGAGGAGAGAAAGCAAAGGGACGGGTGTGTTTATCCCCCAGGCAACACAGCCAAGAAGGAAGCAGAGGAAAGGAAGGGCTGGTTCACATGCAAAGCATCAAAAGCAGTCTCAGGATACCAGAACGGTTTCTCAAGTTCCTAACAAGAATTCTTTCAAATCCAGAAATGGCTAA
- the LOC108318791 gene encoding E3 ubiquitin-protein ligase RHF1A translates to MENFTSSSSSLSPISAPSSSAPFDDSFEDSCSICLESFTIHEPSTVTSCKHEYHLHCILEWSQRSQECPICWQSLALKDPASQELLAAVEDEKRLRSRKTTAFRTRLEQYAYEDDLFSDDSDSDDQIMRRLVAAANRARLVQRQERNRSPGAGPSDVLDINSSIHVSELQTTLTTSPSPGSLPASGVTSTLNSQPPVSNTTPERASRPNTYEMFSFSESFKSKFSAASTRYKESISKGTRGLKEKLLAHNVSVKELSKGVQREMNAGIAGVARMIERLDLSKRSNSPIIPIHSEGTSDYPKEGKKYVGENGTGGSPSKESEGAVHDVSSDVPIVTGV, encoded by the exons ATGGAAAACTtcacctcttcttcttcttctctgtcACCCATTTCAGCTCCATCTTCTTCTGCACCTTTCGACGACTCTTTCGAAGACTCCTGCAGTATATGCCTAGAGTCCTTCACCATTCACGAACCATCTACT GTTACTAGTTGCAAACATGAATATCATCTGCATTGCATTCTTGAGTG gtCACAAAGAAGCCAAGAATGCCCAATTTGTTGGCAATCCCTTGCTTTGAAAGATCCTGCCAG CCAAGAGCTTCTAGCTGCAGTTGAAGATGAAAAACGCTTGAGATCAAGAAAGACCACTGCTTTTCGTACCCGCCTTGAACAGTATGCCTAT GAGGATGACTTGTTCTCAGACGACTCTGATTCTGATGACCAGATTATGAGGCGCCTAGTTGCTGCTGCAAATAGAGCCCGTCTTGTTCAGAGACAGGAAAGGAATAGATCACCTGGTGCTGGTCCATCAGATGTTCTTGATATTAACTCTTCCATACATGTATCTGAGTTGCAAACAACACTAACAACTTCACCATCTCCGGGTAGTTTGCCTGCCTCGGGAGTAACATCTACACTTAATAGTCAACCTCCGGTATCAAACACTACACCCGAAAGAGCAAGCCGACCAAACACTTATGAGATGTTTTCCTTCTCAGAATCCTTCAAATCCAAATTTTCTGCTGCTTCAACCAG ATATAAGGAATCAATTTCAAAAGGTACACGGGGCCTCAAAGAGAAGTTACTTGCCCATAATGTCTCAGTAAAAGAGCTGAGTAAAGGTGTTCAGCGTGAGATGAATGCAGGCATTGCTGGAGTTGCACGGATGATTGAACGCCTTGATCTTTCAAAACGGTCCAATTCTCCTATCATTCCAATCCATAGTGAGGGAACTTCAGACTACCCAAAGGAAGGGAAGAAGTATGTTGGAGAGAATGGCACTGGGGGTTCTCCAAGTAAAGAGAGTGAAGGTGCAGTTCATGATGTTAGTTCAGATGTCCCCATTGTCACTGGCGTGTAA
- the LOC108341033 gene encoding peroxiredoxin-2F, mitochondrial isoform X2, translating into MCCFVPLAFPTKRKEAMTGTFVKRVMKSLCAAHGMRSSSSLAKVKVGTDILSIAPNVSLQIARTWDQGVASSFLTTPLVDIFKDKKVVIFGIPVGYTLEFSIRHFQVLEESVQKNTFQLTWIMLTCLRLRGSILLSVLQLTIHIL; encoded by the exons ATGTGTTGTTTTGTTCCATTGGCATTTCCTACGAAACGAAAGGAAGCCATGACAGGGACTTTTGTAAAGCGAGTCATGAAATCGTTGTGTGCAGCTCATGGTATGAGGTCTTCTTCCTCCTTGGCAAAGGTTAAAGTTGGAACTGATATACTCTCTATTGCACCCAATGTTTCTCTTCAAATAGCTCGCACATGGGACCAAGGTGTCGCTTCTAGCTTCTTAACCACTCCTCTCGTGGACATCTTCAAG GACAAGAAAGTCGTCATATTTGGAATCCCGGTGGGTTATACATTAGAATTTTCTATACGTCATTTTCAAGTGTTAGAA GAGTCTGTTCAGAAGAACACGTTCCAACTTACATGGATAATGCTGACATGTTTAAGGCTAAGGGGATCGATTTTGTTATCTGTGTTGCAATTAACGATCCATATACTATGA
- the LOC108341032 gene encoding peroxiredoxin-2F, mitochondrial, translating into MASAMVNRGGCRIMKSVSAVLGTRFYAKIATGTDIVSAAPNVSLQKARTWDEGLDSKFSTTPLKDIFKDKKVVIFGLPGAYTGVCSNKHVPPYKENIDKFKAKGIDSVICVAINDPYTMNAWAEKLQAKEAIEFYGDFDGSFHKSLELVTDLSGALLGTRSERWSAYVVDGKVKALNVEEAPSDVKVSGADTILGQI; encoded by the exons ATGGCTTCCGCTATGGTGAATCGAGGTGGTTGTCGGATCATGAAATCAGTGTCTGCAGTTCTTGGTACGAGGTTTTACGCCAAGATTGCAACTGGGACTGACATAGTCTCTGCCGCACCCAATGTTTCTCTCCAGAAAGCTCGTACCTGGGACGAGGGACTTGATTCGAAATTCTCCACCACTCCTCTCAAAGACATCTTCAAG GACAAGAAAGTTGTCATCTTTGGGCTCCCA GGTGCATACACAGGTGTTTGTTCAAACAAACATGTTCCTCCTTACAAAGAGAATATTGACAAGTTTAAGGCCAAAGGGATAGATTCTGTTATTTGTGTGGCTATTAATGATCCGTATACGATGAATGCGTGGGCTGAGAAGCTTCAAGCCAAAGAGGCT ATTGAGTTTTACGGGGACTTTGACGGGAGCTTTCACAAGAGTTTGGAGTTGGTTACTGATCTCTCAGGTGCATTACTTGGAACACGATCTGAAAG ATGGTCAGCATATGTGGTAGATGGAAAGGTTAAGGCTCTTAATGTTGAAGAAGCTCCATCTGATGTTAAGGTTTCTGGTGCAGACACCATTTTGGGACAGATTTAA